Part of the Triticum aestivum cultivar Chinese Spring chromosome 4D, IWGSC CS RefSeq v2.1, whole genome shotgun sequence genome is shown below.
GTGTTCTTTCTAGAGGCTCACTCCAGTGGTAGTTGGCTTTGACTAACTGTACATTCCTGAGGTATTGTGTATTGCTGTTCGGGAAACAAGCTGATAGTTGCCTCATGTGTTCAAGTTTTACATGGAAAACGAAAGATGGGACATATTTAATTGCAGATTAGCATATGTGTTTGCATCCTGTGCAGCTTTTTTGGAGTGGTCATAAACTGGATATCCTATATCGAGGGACGTGTTACACATTTACTTGAAAAGGAAAAAACATATGGTAATACAGAACCAGTAAGCAAGGTTGATTGCTGCTAGAGATGTTAGTGAAGTGCAATAAGCAGGTTGGCATTCATGCCAGTCATTGGTTTATGGCGTTGTGCCATTCTTGAATTGTGTATCCTCAATGGCGTTACTGGTTAATATTACTGGTAGAGAATTAGCTTTGTACCATCTCAAAGGTGTGTATAACTTGGGGAAAAAACAGTTGAATATGAGGATAGCTTGTAGGTCCCAGGGATACATGGCATTGAAACGTTTCCAACTAGACGATCTTTGTGATGGTATTAAGAAATTGCCGCCATAATAGTAATCATATAGATGATTACTTTGTTCTTTACTTAACCTCTGGCAAAATTAAATTCAGGGTTGGTCAGTGTATGCACTTCTCTTTGACCAGATATATCATTATCCAAGTGGCGTGAAAATAGCTACACTTCTTGTCACATCTTTTCCTGAATTTGACTTGTGTGCACTaattttattttaaaaatgttgCACATGGCTTGTAGATAATGCGGTTGGTTGTACTTGTACATCAAAGATGTAATCAGAAATATGTCTTTATCATGGCACCAGAGTTTCAATGCTCTACCtgtctgctgcattaacttcctgtttcttaaatattgttatgaaccTTGCAGGACTTCTTTGCCCAATTTTAGGGGATGCAGAAGGTCTAATTTTGTGGCAGCATCACACGAGGTAAATGCAGAATTTCACTCTCTTTTCCCGTACCCTTTAGTATAACCATGTAGATATTCCAATCATCCCTGTTCATACATTCTGATTTCCGTGGATCGTCTTCTGTGAGGCCTACGTAGTTTTGGGGTATGTATGTGGCTATGGATTTATTTCTATGACTGAAGAAACATTTTTAAATTGAGCAAAAAGAATATTTCAGGGGCATATGTTTTGTTTTTGCTGTTTCAAACTACAAAGTGCTGGACTCCGTTTCCTCTTAGAAGTCTCGTCATTATGCATTCTTGATCTGATACTCCTAATATAGGGCCTTGCATGTTCAGTTTAGGTAGCATGCCTTCTGATACTGTTACCTCAAAATAACAAGCATAAAACTGGCCATTTCCTCTTCTGGACAAATAACGAGTTTGGATACAAGTTATTATCCAAAACCTGGTCCGAATGAATCATAATTTATACAAATCATGTCTTGTTGCTGGTGACAGATTTAGACCATCACCTAGATGTTAGGCATTGAAAACATGGCAAGTATAGAATAGTGAGCCAATAATAGCCCAAGGTCGTGCCGACAAATTTGGAAAATACCTCTGGAACAAACTAAGAATCTGGCAATGGCCCAGGAGAACTGTTTGTTGTTGGCTTTTTATACCCTTATGTTAATGCTTTACACTTTTATTACAGTTAGTTACATAAGATTTTTACATTTTTGTTCTTGTTATGTGTACCTCTTAATGATTCAGTTAATTTCTGGCCATTTGGACTAATGCATGCTGCCTGCTTTCTGTAGCTTACAGCCCTCCGCGTCCTAAAGGAATTGGAGCACTACACTCCCATTTGTTGATTGTTACACATGGTGTATGTCTACGGGTACTCGACGCTGCTGTCTGAGCTCTACATTTGTTCGAGAGACGCACTATCTTTAAGAAAGATTTGTAGTGGTTATTTTAGTCCAAACTGATGATGTGCTCCTCGCTTCAATACAATAGCACTTCTGTAGTAGCATGTAACATCATTTTGTTGCAACTTTAAAAAGTCTCCAGAGAAGTTTCCTCCTTGTGTGTCAATAGCAGCAACCATTCTGCTGCGCAACAAGCGAACCTGTCTGTATAAAACTCAAGAACCAAGTCCTGAGATTCTCAGCAGGAACACATTTTGTGCTCGGAAACTAAAAACAGAACAAGCCATCAGTGAAGCTGAATAAGTCAACTTAGGATAACAAgtattctactccctctgtcccataatataagaatgtttttgacagtAGCGTAGTGTCAAaaaagttcttatattatgggactgggacggagggagtagtttaatTAAAGTGATATTATATTTCGACCTCAGCCCACGGAGAAGAACACGGCTCCCTTTTAGCAGCGCTAGCACCAAGATACAAAATGATGCTTCAACATGACCTTAGTGTCCCCGAATTGCCCTTTGCAATCTGATAATATTGTCAATAAAGTAACAATGCAAGGAGGAGTACAAAGAGCATTCAACTATTCACGGCGACTCATGTATGTTGTGGCCTACGTTCGGGTTTTGCGGAATTATGTTGAACTGGGTGGGCGATAGTCCCTGAACACAGAGGAGGAGCCACCAGATGCAGCAGGGGAAGGCGATGATGCTACAAAGTTGCCTGCTGGTAATGATGCCGAGGGGTGGTGTCCCTGATGCCCAGTACCTGCGAAGCGAGACGGGCTTGCCGTAGAGAAAGGTGCTGCTGGACTTCTTGGAGTGTTGCCCTGTAAGATAACGAAGTGGTTTTAGCTCAAAATGGACAGATAGCACACAGTTCGATCACATCGATCATTCATATTCTAGAAACACTTAATTCCACCAAAATGATAAATACAAAAGGGAAATCCAAAACATGTAACAACATTCTGAAGCCTGAGAACTTTAAGGAAATCATGATCTATTGCTGAAATGAGTTTACGAATTTACTAATGTAGACTCATTTTTGCTAGTACCTTCATTAAAGCATCCAACAGGAAAATATAGATTTGAGCTCGAAACATGGCCATTGCGAAAACTTACAGGGTTGTGGTTGCGAGAACCGAATGGAGACCTAGCAAAAGAGGCTGTTGAAGGAGAAATACTGTGGACATGATGCAAGGGGCGTCCAGGAGTGCCCTGGTTGGAACCAGCATCTGACTCCCCAGCAAACTCGCTGAAATTGACATCAACGGTCATTCTGGGCACCTGTCTAGGAACACTTCCATCAGCTGTGTTTTCTGGCGGCTGAGGCATGGCAGCACGCAGTGAAGCCTGCATGCTACGTGTTCTGATTTCTTCTTCGGCATTTAAAATCTGTTCAAACAGCCAAAATTAATCTTACATAGTACACTGACTAGTGACCACCGCGGATAATTACTCAAAGGAAATAGAGCATGCAACCACCAATATGTTTGTACTTACTGTGTAACTCTTTATacatactccatccgtcccaaaataagttagtacaaagtcgagtcacttattttgggacggagtatAACAAGGTTACATTGCAAATGCACAGCAGCATGATTAATTTTTTTACAAAAtattccctccgtaaagaaatataagagcgtttagatcactaaagtagtgatctaaacgctttagtgacctaaacgctcttatatttctttacagagggagtatttgataAAGAGACATGCTTGAAAGCTACTATAAATTCCACCCATTTCTTATGTCAGTTAGCATATATCAGCACTTTGCAGAACTCTTCCTGTCCATTGTGACGAACTTTGTACAATTCAAATTGTTGAAGTACTTCATTAGAAACCGTTGCATATTTAAACAAtgaatttattatttatttaatcaGTTTCACACTCAGATGGGATAGCAAGTCTACAATTTTTAGATTCATATATTTCAAATAGAAGAAAAACTCATTCAAACCAGTGTATTTCAAGTGGCTACTTGATTAACGATGAAAATTATCACCTGAAGTTGTCGACCACTGAATATCACATGGTATTCAAGGTCCAGTCACTTAAGCAGACAGGAACATAACAGGGAATGAAGAACATAGCAATTTGTTCTGAACCACAAGTGGCAGTCAAAACAACGAGAAAATTACCTGCTTCAGCATCTGCACAAGATCGTGCTTTTTCTTACTTAAAGTATCCAGCTTGTCAGTCAACTCTCTCTTCCTTTCTTCAACTCCATCAGGTTGACCCACCTGAAACAGAAATAGGACTCAGAGGTCTAGATGAAAAAGAGAACAGGCACATATTTGGTGCTCGCAAGCATAATGCACGAAGCTTCCAAGCCTACGTAGGTAGTTAGCTTGCAAACAAGAACAGTATGTGTGGTGTGGTTAATCAATTCTACTCAGGAATCACAAAGCACTCAGCAAAATCTCCGTGGAAAACTCAGGAATTAAACTGTTGTTCAGCAGCAACCAATAGTAATAATATATTGTATTCTCAGGAAAGAGCTGACTGTTGTCCAGTGTAGCTAAGAAGCCTAATTGTTGAGTAGTAGGAGTAAAACCCAAAAGCATCATTACTTACTGGCTTATTCCAACCCAGAAACGGAAGAGACAACCTAGGAATTTCATCCTACTTCCAACAATATGCTAAAAGTCTAGATTCTAAGATAGAAAAGAACCACCACAATACCATGATCCATGACGAGTAGCAATTCCAAAAATCTACTGTTGGGGCTTCACAAGTAGTAATCCACCAATGACCTGAATCTAATCTAACCCTAAGCCATTGTTAGCAGGATGGCAGCTAAAATTCCACATAGATCAAAAGGAAGCTATCAGGAGCCATGAGTTACTACGGGCCTCACCTCCGAGTTGGGGTCGAAGCCTTCGCTTTCGCCTTGACCTTCTTCAGGGTCACCATTGCCGCCAGCATcagcatctccggcgaccacctcCCCCGCATCGTCCAtttccacatcctccaccgccccctcttcctgctcctcctcctctccttgctgCTGCTCGTCttgcccctctccctccccctGTTGATCCTGCACACCCTGTCCCTCTTCCTCCCCCTGCTGCTGCATCTGCACATcatgcccctcctcctcctgccgCTCGTCCTGGTGCTGCTGCTGAGCCCCGTCCACCTCCTGCGCCTCTCCCACGGCCACGGGCCCCGCGGCGCCGTCGCCCGGGCGGGGATTGGGGGAGTCGGGCCGGGGAGCCCCGGCGAGGCGGGAGACGGCGAGGgagcggcggtggaggaggcggcggaactGGGACGCGGAGAGCGTGGGTGGGGGCACCGGCCAGCGGCGCGCGGCGTCGTCCCCGCCCCGGTGGAGGTTGCCGCGGTACATCGAGATCGCCACCATCTCTCCCTGCCCGTGTGGAGGTGCGCCGGGTGGGGTTTCGCACTTCCGCTTCGGGGtgcgggcggccggcggcggccccGGGTTTCGGTGAGCCGCCGTTGGGCCTTCACGGCGGATCTATCTTTCGCGTTTTCCTTGCGGAATTCGTCGCGGGTGCTGACTGCTGACCAAACTCCGGGCCTTCGGATTAGTTGTTGGGCCCTCCCGGTTTTCTAGCTCATTTACTGCTGGTTAGCTTTgagttttttctttttgtttttttgagaGAACAGCTTTCAGTTACTTTTTTTAGGGGCAAAGCCAATTTATATTCAATCAAAAGCCACGACGAGTGGGATACAATTCAGGTCCTGGGGTTGGGCAAACCAAACGTGACCATCTGGCTATGCGCTTCATGATTGACAGCACGACCTTCGGAAATGAGATTACAATTGAAAAGAACTGCTAAATATTTAATCTCACTGACCATAGCACCGTTCCGTCCTCGGTTCCCTTTTGCGATATCAGTGATTACTTGCTTTGAGTCAGAAGATATAatgatgtttgatacgtctccaacgtatctataatttataaagtattcatgccctGTTTATAATAGTTTTATataattttggtatgatttgattagaaataacccggactgacgctgttttcagcaaaactaccgtggtgttgtttttgtgcagaaataaaagttctcggaatgcgatgaaaatcaacggagaatttttttggaaaatatgaaaaatactgaaacaaaaatctaccggaggggagtcccgggggggccacgagggtggggggcgcgcccacccccttgggcgcgcccctgtgcctcgtggactcctcgagggtccccctgacgtgaaatcaacgccaacctctcctataaatacagaaaccttcgggaattaacctagatcggaagttccgccgccgcaagcctctgtagccgcgagaaatcaatctaggccctctccggcaccctgccggagagggccatcatcaccggaggccatggaggaggattccggaggggccatcatcgtcatgaaggccaaggaacagagggagaacctctctccatctaggggggaggccatgtctccatcgtatctacttttccaaacacttttgcccttgttttggactctaatttgcatgatttgaatggaactaacccggactgacactgttttcagcagaattgccatggtgttatttttgtgcagaaataaaagttctcggaatgacctgaaacttcacggagatttttttctggaatatataaaaaatactggcgaaagaatcaaggccagggggccacaccctgtccacgagggtgggggcgcgccctacccccctgggcgcgcctccctgcctcgtgggccccctggtgctccaccgacctcaactccaactccatatattcacgttcggggagaaaaaaatcagagagaatgattcatcgcgttttacgatacagagccgccgccaagccctaaactctctcgggagggctgatctggagtccgttcggggctccggagaggggaatccgtccccgtcatcatcatcaaccatcctccatcacgaatttcatgatgctcaccgccgtgcgtgagtaattccatcgtaggcttgctggacggtgatgggttggatgagatttatcatgtaatcgagttagttttgttagggtttgatccctagtatccactatgttctgagattgatgttgctatgactttgctatgcttaatgcttgtcactagggcccgagtgccatgaattcaaatctgaacctattatgttttcatgaatatatgtgagttcttgatcctatcttgcaagtctatagtcacctattatgtgttatgatccgttaaccccgaagtgacaatagtcgggatacttaccggtgatgaccgtagtttgaggagttcatgtattcactaagtgttaatgctttggtccggtactctattaaaaggaggccttaatatcccttagtttccaataggaccccgctgccacgggagggtaggacaaaagatgtcatgcaagttcttttccataagcacgtatgactatattcggaatacatgcctacatttcattgatgaactggagctagttctatgtcaccctatgttatgactgttgcatgagtaatcgcatccgacataattatccatcactgatccattgcctacgagcttttcacatattgatctttgcttagttactttaccgttgcgactgttacaattactacaaaactgctactgttaccattgctatcgttacttccatactactttgctactaaatactttgctgcagatattaagttatccaggtgtggttgaattgacaactcaactgctaatacttaagaatattctttggctccccttgtgtcgaatcaataaatttgggttgaatactctaccctcgaaaactgttgcgatcccctatacttgtgggttatcaagactattttctggcgccgttgccggggagcataactctatttttgagtcacttgggatttatatctgttgatcactatgaggaacttgaaagatgaaagaaccaagattttcccctcaactacgaggggaggtaaggaactaccatctagctctacacttgattcaccttctgttatgagaaaacttgcgacacctaaacctgcttctgctattaattctgatatgtcgcatgttattgatgatgccacttctgctatgcatgatacttatgatgaaactacttctatgcttgatgatactgtgccactaggtgaatttcttgatgaacaacttgctagggctagagagaatgaaattattgaaactgataattttgatgaaagtgatgatgaagattctccccctagatatgaattgtctgttgtgcctgagggttatgttatggatgaagaaactgctagagactttcttgcttccaatgataggagtgatcttaagaaattactagctaagctgaaacaaaagtctttgaatgctagaatgaaatatgaccctgcttttgctacttcaccaatttttgttaccgataaggattatgatttctctgtcgatcctgagataattactttggttgaatctgatcctttctatggcaatgaatctgaaactgatgtggcacatcttactaaattaaatgatatatccaccttgttcactaatgatgacaaaattcgttactactatatccttaaattatttccgttctcattagggtgaagctaagacatggtttaattctcttgatcctggttgtgtgtgtagtccccaggatatgatttattacttctctgctaaatatttccccgctcataagaaacaagctgctttaagggaaatatataattttgtgcaaattgaagaagagagtctcccacaagcttgggggaggcttctccaattacttaatactttgcctgatcatcctcttaagaaaaatgaaatacttgatatcttttataatggactaaccgatgcttctagagaccacctggatagttgtgctggttgtgttttcagggaaagaaccgtTGATCAAGCTGAAgtgctattaaataatatgttgactaatgaaaataattggacacttcctgaaccaactcctaagccaactccaaagaaaaggggtgttctatttctcagtcctgaagatatgcaagaggtcaagaaatctatgaaacaaaaaggtattaaagttgaagatgtttaGAATTTACCGCCTgtttaagaaatacatggtcttaattcaccacctatcgaagaaatacatggtcttgataacccgacacaggtagtaaaggtaaattctctctatagatttgataaaggtgatattcctcgttatacgtgtgctagtcaatgcttagatgagtttgataattttattgttaaacaagaaaacttcaatgcttattttggtagacaattgaaacataatgcttatatgattggacacttgagtgattatatgtctatggttaaaggtgaacttaaacttattagtaaacatgcttcta
Proteins encoded:
- the LOC123095761 gene encoding histone H3.v1; the encoded protein is MVAISMYRGNLHRGGDDAARRWPVPPPTLSASQFRRLLHRRSLAVSRLAGAPRPDSPNPRPGDGAAGPVAVGEAQEVDGAQQQHQDERQEEEGHDVQMQQQGEEEGQGVQDQQGEGEGQDEQQQGEEEEQEEGAVEDVEMDDAGEVVAGDADAGGNGDPEEGQGESEGFDPNSEVGQPDGVEERKRELTDKLDTLSKKKHDLVQMLKQILNAEEEIRTRSMQASLRAAMPQPPENTADGSVPRQVPRMTVDVNFSEFAGESDAGSNQGTPGRPLHHVHSISPSTASFARSPFGSRNHNPGNTPRSPAAPFSTASPSRFAGTGHQGHHPSASLPAGNFVASSPSPAASGGSSSVFRDYRPPSST